The window CTTGAAATTTTAATGATGTCATGGTTCTTTCCAAAGTCCTTTTGTCCACACTAGATCCTTTTCTCTCTTCTAATGGAACAATTTGGTGGTCTTCAATACTATTTTTGGATGGATAAAAATTCTCTTGGTTTATAACTATGCAAACACCTAGTTGTTCGGATTTTTTATCTCATATCTATTCTGTTTAGTTGACATTGTATcagatttaaaattgttttcaagCGGTTCtggcatattatttattatgtcgaATAGCTCTGAGAAATCTTCAGCTCCATAATTCTTGTCATCTTGCTTTAATTTTGTACCATCAAGAGGAGGCACTGGAAGTGATGGTGAGCTGCTTCCATTGACAGACGCGAATGAATCCACCTCTTCATCATTGaatttactttgaaaatatCTCAAATTCATAGCCACTTTTTCAATCCATTTAAGTTGTCTAAGATCTTCACAAGGTTTTCTACATTACATATGCAGTTCTGGTTTGTTTTAATCTTTTGgccaatattattaatagtaataaatttattggacAGGAGCTCTAAAAATATAAGCTCACAAGTTGTATATTCCATTACATTTATATCATATGAAagaagtgatttttttaatttcaaaagatTAGTTGAGTTTATATTTTCACAGGCATGATAAAGGACTTTCTTTACGGGATTTATGTACTTGCTGCTGAAGGGATCATTTGATTGGTAAAATACTCTCATAGTGGGTATATGGAAACCAAGGCTCTTCACAATGGAGTTCAATTGGCATATCATTAATGCTTCTAATAATTCATGTTGCCAGTCAGGGCGACTGCTGGCGTGACAGTACCATTCTtgcaacaaattaatatttgttccaCTGACGTCACTCGTCACTCGTTGATACACCATCAATCTCTGCAGCGCCGTATCCGGCACGTCGTACAACAGGAACACTAAAGAGATCATATCATAAGGATTATCTTGTAATTGTTTTTCAATCTTTGAAATCGAATCCAAGTTTAATATAAACGTTTCATTATCACTCTTGGAATTTAGGGAACTTCTGGCATCGGAAGAAAACATTGTCACCTGTAATAAATGTACATATACACTTAGTTCACACTTATTTAAAAGAACTACATGAACATGAGCTACGCCCTTTGTTTTAACGCTGAAAGGATGATACCTTACTTATAAATAGAGccaaaaataaagctttattattgTTGACACATGACACTAACTTAaaaccagagaccaataaattAGACTTAAAACCTCTTTGCTTAAAACTGTTCTCGAACTTCGACTTTGGGACTTCCCACAGGGTTACCAACTCCTAAAAAAATAGCCCTAAAGTCACAATAAAATATCCCCAAATAGCcctaaatgcaaatgcaaaaACCCCAAGAAAAGCCTTCTACtgtcaatgttattttgtatggtGTATACCTAATGTGTATACTTATCtaagaatataaatgaaataagttccctgttttattaaaatttaaaggccgAAGCTATGCCTGTATTTGTGaggatcaaagagaattataatacagcgtctcagaacaatgcttgtcattgttctgagacgtAAACCGTGGATAGTGAGTGAGGTGTATTTGGAATTATTGCATTATGCTTTGTAGAAAAACTTGAACGTTTTGCGTTTTTAATCGTTTTTGTTCAGTTCAACAGTAATACATGAAAACATGTTTATGGCTCTAAAAATAGCCCTAAATTTTTTGGGCTCTGAAAAAAACCTTgctactaaatttattttagcccTAAATTTAAGGCTAAACGCCCTAAGTTGACAAGCTTGGATTCCCATTAGGGACATCAATATGTATCGACGACATCGTTTTTGTAATAGAAAACATCGATTCTAAACACCTCTAATTTACATTGcctctcagaacaatgacaagtaAATGACTCATTGCATCGATGACCTTTTTAAGGTTATATTCTCTTTACCTTTTCCCAATCCACACTCGATTTGCCGTAGGGAAtagtaaaaaacatttatttttattcacattcaagttgtgttttttttttcacacccTGTTCATCATTGTTTTtctaagatatttaaattatttttacaaatttgtcAACGACGTTGTTCTGATATCGATTATTTCATTTAGCGTAGGTATTTCAAAAAAgaatgtttctaaaatattgtttgttaaattttattttgttaatcgATAATTTATAATCAGTAGTTAGGATGTAATTgaaaatacaacattttatagGCGTGTTTTCAACAACAGCTTTCAGAGGGCtcatgcttgtcattgttctgaggggCTCatctgaaattttataaaatatagctacAGCCAATCACAACTATTTGGAATTGGAAAATATAGGTACTTGTCTTTGGAAAAATATctacctcagaacaatgacaagttgttattttatttatttttttatttatttcatgtttattcTTGTTCTGAGTATCTACATACTACTTTTATACCAGCTCGATACCatcaaacaaagaaaatatatatatatgggcAGCTCCGCCGGACAAAGTTTAACAACTTAtaagctttaataataaaactgttgGTTTGGATCTATCCAGCAGAGAAGTATTGTTTCTAGTACATGGATTTGATTGCTATCAACAACGACTAGTAAAACAACGATTACTGGGAGAGAGAGATATATATAGTACTCTGAGTATAGTACTAAAACATTACCTAAACATTTTGTCTCGTTATATTATAGCTATTGCCAGCTAAAATAGTAGTGTAGGTCGCTGAAAATTTACTTATTGCGTGCTCGGCAAATAAGAGTTGGCAACATTGGCCGGAATCCGCCATGCCCACTTCTATTTCTAATCAGTAATCTGTGCCCacttctaattaatattttatttttgtatgcgtaaataaaagaaaaccgGAAGCCCACTATTGGCACGGTTTTTGCTACATAAATAACtgagataaataatattgaatatacttTTCATCAGCATAgggaataaaattacttattgctACAAACAGATACCGAGATACAAAATAtctcataattttaatagcacATTGACAGCTTAGAGGATGTAAatcgaaatgaaattattttgcactttatatacataataagtatcgGCGGACTTAACTTACGAAATTACTGTGTATATACGTGCTACATACGCTTGTttatgtcatagtgttactagtttattggtctctggtgttaaccaaaaaaaaaaaaggtctcTGGTGTTActtcaatgactaaatataaagaggacaggcctcaaaaattagctatttgaataaattatatttatgttaggcaaatcgacgcagaattgtcaatatatatgtctatctcttttactcaaagcttacttggaacgcaacaaaaaaagacaaaaataattgctttcttcgcatatgggactatttcgtttacttcaacacactgggaccgccttgcggcagaaacgccattttatgctggccagtcggcaagtacatgtagtgtcagacgatgtaaacaaatcttcataaatattgaatttaaagtaatataatcatattctcaattgttcagtgtgtttattagtgtatttgttaagtttcgaaaatgactcagtgttgtgtgaaaggatgcaaat of the Manduca sexta isolate Smith_Timp_Sample1 unplaced genomic scaffold, JHU_Msex_v1.0 HiC_scaffold_2615, whole genome shotgun sequence genome contains:
- the LOC115442360 gene encoding LOW QUALITY PROTEIN: caspase-8 (The sequence of the model RefSeq protein was modified relative to this genomic sequence to represent the inferred CDS: inserted 2 bases in 2 codons; deleted 2 bases in 1 codon), with translation MFSSDARSSLNSKSDNETFILNLDSISKIEKQLQDNPYDMISLVFLLYDVPDTALQRLMVYQRVTSDVSGTNINLLQEWYCHASSRPDWQHELLEALMICQLNSIVKSLGFHIPTMRVFYQSNDPFSSKYINPVKKVLYHACENINSTNLLKLKKSLLSYDINVMEYTTCELIFLELLSNKFITINNIGQKIKTNQNCICNVENLVKILDNLNGLKKXAMNLRYFQSKFNDEEVDSFASVNGSSSPSLPVPPLDGTKLKQDDKNYGAEDFSELFDIINNMPEPLENNFKSDTMSTKQNRYEIKXSEQLGVCIVINQENFYPSKNSIEDHQIVPLEERKGSSVDKRTLERTMTSLKFQVHSCSDLDHDEMIEFIKKINKHVTSNDSIFMLCILSHGVRDHVYAADSVKIKVESIQNLLDSDEMSHLRGIPKVFIIQACQVEDTPHPTFAADNVQTNYYLGKLDFLIYWATAPEYEAFRHEQTGSLFIQALCKLLRQRAKHDHLHEIFTQVNNNVTNLCTKLQRAQVPLFKSTLRKNLYLQVPE